The following are from one region of the Trichoplusia ni isolate ovarian cell line Hi5 chromosome 1, tn1, whole genome shotgun sequence genome:
- the LOC113500543 gene encoding O-acyltransferase like protein-like translates to MEGVLLLLVLAPALAHARDVTDEQYSQFPRLFHLDDYSSCLARPGGLYCLGSFHIAPLSEPSPVYNMLKEYSEDVHHFNRTELHRGYCVSSRCPALAGERNASRRFSRCAGLRARRHALRLTLHMLRYCRTHAQEYAAQHSSEPMDEPQKLFLLVVAALLAMNVIGTAYDLLTDGNDKKFAALSAWSMRSNWRRLTASYEDCDPRISALSPVQGVRVLLLVLIIAAHSGCVQVALYISNPRWIEQMSHHPLLMLFLNGTSVVQVFIMLSNFLLAYNLLLYSKVQRLSFRMLPYITIKRIVRSVIQLDIQYKRRQKISPVYLLVVGYAATWWASAGASPLWPAAVGAESAACRRKFWTHAFYLNNLIDPEDICLVQTWFLAVDMQLYILAAMLTVYLSSRRERALLVLASLVAASCLLNGLLAYAFDWKSLMFIAYPGPLSRMYRGLPSFSRLYEAPWGSLPPCLMGLFFAFLHFELQEAGVKVSSYKWLKLPYHVAPVAIVAWILSGHWLRAYSAPWFVAGYVALERPLLSCLSGIILLGMFNGLEGWQKQIFSWRGWQVMGRMSLAVLAVHWCVNMGIAAARHQPVHSSLLSVTMEWLATTCFSYLIGIPLTVMVEMPAQRFVTALIM, encoded by the exons ATGGAGGGAGTGCTGCTGCTGCTGGTGCTGGCGCCGGCGCTGGCGCATGCGCGGGACGTCACCG ACGAGCAGTACAGCCAGTTCCCGCGGCTGTTCCACCTGGACGACTACAGCAGCTGCCTGGCGCGGCCCGGCGGCCTCTACTGCCTCGGCTCCTTCCACATCGCGCCGCTCAGCGAGCCCAGTCCTGTCTACAACATGCTTAAG GAGTACTCCGAGGACGTGCACCACTTCAACCGCACTGAGCTTCACCGCGGCTACTGCGTGAGCTCGCGCTGCCCCGCGCTGGCGGGCGAGCGCAACGCGTCGCGCCGCTTCTCGCGCTGCGccgggctgcgcgcgcgccgccacgCGCTGCGCCTCACGCTGCACATGCTGCGCTACTGCCGCACGCACGCGCAGGAGTACGCCGCGCAACACTCCTCCGAACCCATGGACGAGCCGCAGAAACTCTTCCTCCTCGTGGTCGCCGCTCTGCTCGCTATGAATGTCATCGGAACTGCATACGATTTGCTAACAGATGGCAATGACAAAA AGTTCGCCGCGTTGTCGGCGTGGTCAATGCGCAGCAACTGGCGGCGACTGACTGCGAGCTACGAGGACTGTGACCCACGCATCTCCGCGCTCTCCCCCGTGCAGGGTGTCAG AGTGCTCCTGTTGGTGCTGATCATAGCGGCGCACAGCGGCTGCGTACAAGTCGCGCTCTACATCTCCAACCCGCGTTGGATTGAACAG ATGTCTCACCACCCGCTGCTGATGTTGTTCCTGAACGGCACGTCGGTGGTGCAGGTGTTCATCATGCTCTCCAACTTTCTGCTCGCCTACAACCTGCTGCTTTACTCCAAGGTGCAGAGGCTCTCCTTCCGGATGCTGCCATACATCACCATCAAGAGAATTGTCAGGTCCGTCATACAATTAGACATTCAATATAAACGA CGACAGAA GATATCCCCAGTGTACTTGCTAGTGGTGGGGTATGCGGCCACGTGGTGGGCGAGCGCGGGGGCGAGCCCGCTTTGGCCGGCGGCGGTGGGCGCCGAGAGCGCAGCCTGCCGCAGGAAGTTCTGGACTCACGCGTTCTATCTCAACAACCTCATCGACCCCGAGGATATCTGTCTCGTGCAGACCTG GTTCTTGGCGGTGGACATGCAGCTGTACATACTGGCGGCCATGCTGACGGTGTACCTGTCCTCGCGGCGGGAGCGCGCGTTGCTGGTGTTGGCCAGCCTCGTCGCCGCCTCGTGTCTGCTCAACGGCCTCCTCGCATATGCCTTCGATTGGAAGTCGCTCATGTTCATCGCTTATCCGGG CCCCCTAAGCAGGATGTACCGCGGCCTGCCGTCGTTCTCGCGGCTGTACGAGGCGCCGTGGGGCAGCCTGCCGCCCTGCCTCATGGGGCTGTTCTTTGCATTCCTGCACTTTGAGCTACAGGAAGCTGGAGTCAAGGTGTCCTCGTATAAA TGGCTGAAGCTGCCTTACCACGTGGCTCCGGTGGCGATAGTGGCGTGGATCCTGTCAGGGCACTGGCTGCGCGCGTACTCCGCGCCCTGGTTCGTGGCCGGCTACGTGGCGCTCGAGCGGCCCCTGCTCTCCTGTCTCAGCGGAATCATACTCCTAGGCATGTTCAATGGACTGGAAG GCTGGCAGAAGCAGATATTCTCGTGGCGCGGCTGGCAGGTGATGGGGCGCATGTCGCTGGCGGTGCTGGCCGTGCACTGGTGCGTCAACATGGGCATCGCCGCGGCGCGCCACCAGCCCGTGCACTCCTCCCTGCTCTCCGTG ACAATGGAGTGGCTGGCGACGACCTGCTTCTCGTACCTGATCGGGATCCCGCTCACCGTCATGGTGGAGATGCCGGCGCAGAGGTTCGTGACGGCGCTCATCATGTGA
- the LOC113500556 gene encoding flocculation protein FLO11-like, with protein MRSNNTVTDSIYAYFNILSKHFSQINYYFICPQIFAYFSWWETKAIPVPDPSASIPSLTTTSTPTTCATDSTTTSEPTTTSDSESTTEAVTTPDPQQTTEETTTTSPDNSPNTTDTTTTLDPKDNTTESTTTTNETTPETTKTTTEATTCNPEETTTAATSTTPDANATTEPPSTADATATGSTATTPNYSDTTTETSVNTTDSTTNKPEDTSTEATATSTESGTTTGATPCSSDATDTTTVASATTTGTTPSSSNVTDTTLSSATTTESSTDSSATPCSSDTTTDSTVTTTSASPCDIIETTTDSSATTTSTTPCSSDAVETTTEASPNITSSPPSATDPTEPTTDSNASTTSATPCSNDTTETTPESSLTTTNAAPRLTDTAETTTDSSATTTSATSCSSDASKTTTDSIATTISAAPCVTDTKETTTDSSATTATATSSEYDATEKTTESGVTTTDATPCLSNATQTTTTSTARTTDATPCSSDATETTTDSSAITTDATPCASDATETTTDSSAITTDATPYASDATETTTDSSAITTDATPCASDATETTTDSSATTTDATPCVSDATETTTDSSAITTDATPCASDATETTTDSSAITTDATPCASDATETATDSSATPTDATPCASDATETTTDSSAITTDATPCASDATETTTDSSAITTDATPCASDATETATDSSATTTDATPCASAATEAESDSTTDATPRASNGDTRSATSYYRPVGNRGNKLNHILSKPVKSLVKKLRPILVFLKHLSSLLLLFCVQSSPIEVKMKSYTLILLVLSCLLVFPSDQSALPDASPCFLGPAFYPRHRERHRSTTTPSTTTSSTSSTSSTTTSTTTSTTSSPQRRRWRRRWFNPFYWWWL; from the exons ATGAGGAGTAACAATACTGTTACTGATTCTATTTACG catattttaatattttatcaaagcatttttctcaaataaattattattttatttgtccaCAGATATTTGCATATTTCAGCTGGTGGGAAACAAAGGCAATACCAGTACCAGATCCCTCAGCATCTATCCCTTCCCTCACGACAACGTCTACACCTACAACTTGTGCAACAGATTCTACAACTACATCTGAACCGACAACAACTAGTGACAGTGAATCCACAACGGAAGCTGTGACCACTCCTGACCCGCAGCAGACAACTGAGGAGACTACGACCACCAGCCCGGACAATTCCCCAAATACAACAGATACGACCACTACACTTGATCCAAAAGATAATACCACTGAATCGACAACGACTACAAATGAAACTACTCCAGAAACTACTAAAACTACAACTGAAGCCACCACATGCAACCCCGAAGAAACCACTACTGCAGCTACATCTACGACACCAGATGCAAATGCCACAACTGAACCTCCGAGTACCGCGGATGCAACAGCTACTGGAAGCACAGCAACCACGCCTAACTATAGTGATACAACAACCGAAACCTCAGTAAATACAACAGACTCAACCACAAACAAACCTGAAGACACCTCTACTGAAGCCACGGCAACTTCGACTGAGTCAGGTACTACGACCGGTGCTACACCTTGTTCATCTGATGCTACGGATACCACAACAGTTGCAAGCGCTACCACGACTGGTACAACTCCAAGTTCTTCTAATGTTACAGACACTACATTGTCCAGCGCTACCACAACGGAGTCTTCTACTGACTCCAGTGCTACACCGTGTTCGTCCGATACTACAACAGATTCTACGGTCACGACGACTAGTGCTTCTCCATGTGACATTATTGAAACCACCACTGACTCTAGTGCAACTACGACTAGTACTACGCCGTGTTCATCTGACGCTGTGGAGACAACTACTGAAGCTAGTCCAAACATTACTAGTTCCCCACCGTCTGCAACTGACCCTACGGAGCCAACTACTGATTCTAACGCAAGCACAACTAGTGCTACGCCGTGTTCAAATGACACTACAGAGACCACACCTGAATCAAGCTTGACTACTACAAATGCTGCGCCGCGTCTGACTGACACAGCCGAGACCACAACTGACTCCAGCGCTACCACAACTAGTGCTACGTCATGTTCGTCTGATGCTTCAAAGACCACGACAGATTCTATTGCTACCACGATAAGTGCTGCACCGTGTGTGACTGACACCAAGGAGACTACAACAGACTCCAGTGCGACCACAGCTACTGCAACATCTAGTGAGTATGATGCCACCGAGAAGACTACCGAAAGTGGTGTGACAACTACTGATGCTACGCCGTGCTTATCTAACGCTACGCAAACCACAACTACCTCCACCGCGAGAACCACTGATGCTACGCCGTGCTCGTCTGACGCTACGGAAACTACAACTGACTCCTCCGCTATCACTACTGATGCTACGCCGTGCGCGTCTGACGCTACGGAAACTACAACTGACTCCTCCGCTATCACTACTGATGCTACGCCGTACGCGTCTGACGCTACGGAAACTACAACTGACTCCTCTGCTATCACTACTGATGCTACGCCGTGCGCGTCTGACGCTACGGAAACTACAACTGACTCCTCCGCTACCACTACTGATGCTACGCCGTGCGTGTCTGACGCTACGGAAACTACAACTGACTCCTCCGCTATCACTACTGATGCTACGCCGTGCGCGTCTGACGCTACGGAAACTACAACTGACTCCTCTGCTATCACTACTGATGCTACGCCGTGCGCGTCTGACGCTACGGAAACTGCAACTGACTCCTCCGCTACCCCTACTGATGCTACGCCGTGCGCGTCTGACGCTACGGAAACTACGACTGACTCCTCTGCTATCACTACTGATGCTACGCCGTGCGCGTCTGACGCTACGGAAACTACAACTGACTCCTCTGCTATCACTACTGATGCTACGCCGTGCGCGTCTGACGCTACGGAAACTGCAACTGACTCCTCCGCTACCACTACTGATGCTACGCCGTGCGCGTCTGCCGCTACGGAAGCAGAAAGTGACTCCACTACTGATGCTACGCCCCGTGCTTCGAATGGTGACACCAGGTCTGCGACATCATACTATAGACCAGTAGGGAACAGAGGAAATAAATTgaatcatattttatcaaaacccGTCAAAAGTTTAGTCAAAAAACTTAGACCGATTTTAG TATTTCTGAAGCACCTCAGTAGTCTACTTCTATTATTCTGCGTTCAGTCGTCACCCATAGAAGTCAAAATGAAGAGCTACACTTTAATATTACTG GTATTGAGCTGCCTGCTAGTGTTCCCGAGCGACCAGTCAGCGCTGCCGGACGCGTCACCCTGCTTTCTAG GACCAGCATTCTACCCCAGACACCGCGAACGTCACCGCTCCACCACCACCCCCAGCACCACCACCAGCAGCACCAGCAGCACCAGCAGCACCACTACCAGCACTACTACCAGCACTACCAGCTCTCCGCAGCGCCGGCGCTGGCGGCGACGCTGGTTCAATCCCTTCTACTGGTGGTGGTTGTAA
- the LOC113500550 gene encoding O-acyltransferase like protein-like gives MLYRIASSTVFIAAEYSSFPKLFHLDEFAGCLQRPGSLYCVGSFLLKPVHEPHDMYDLMQEYSSDPHNFNRSLLHRGYCVAARCPSLRTPSHSRYFERCASILARRQHLRASLTQLSYCRTHTQDVALKDFRSNLETRHYVFLCTVLVIVAINVIGTVYDVTTKGSKSKNKLLTSWSLVRNWDELVCPYPDGDPRLAAVLPVEGFRVIMILLVMFTHAGILHDMLFLENPSYVEEMSHHPVMMLLQNGTSSIQLFILLSSFLLAHSLLSMSPTPDFWMLPKLITKRFFRINVSRIYPVYMLTIGFAASWWGLSRDGPMWPALVGAESEVCRRKFWYHAFLLHNFVEPEHHCLVQTWFLAVDMQLYVVGCIITLCLLRARRYALPILGMAFVITCVSNLIRAYINKWTPLMFISVPDNIRTMFRHEPSFSQFYTSPAGSLPTCLLGLFVAFLHHHLREKGFKASDHKVRPCGLNVLLSWLITACQLTVPLLPAWSSAGHLLRHSSSRHFNALYIALERPALALIGAVLLFGVYNGTSKKDNKNKVPNTQTTGFLRHVFSWRGWFPLGRLSLAALMLHWCLNTMIAASSLTPITSDALHMVADWLATTVLTYLLAVPVTLLVDIPFQKFYSALTSK, from the exons ATGTTATATCGCATCGCGTCAAG TACTGTTTTCATAGCCGCGGAGTACTCCAGCTTCCCGAAACTGTTCCACCTGGACGAGTTCGCGGGCTGTCTGCAGCGCCCCGGCTCGCTTTACTGCGTCGGCAGCTTCCTCTTGAAGCCGGTGCACGAGCCGCACGATATGTATGACTTGATGCAG GAGTACTCGTCGGACCCTCACAACTTCAACCGCAGCCTGCTCCACCGCGGCTACTGCGTCGCCGCCCGCTGCCCCTCTCTGCGCACTCCCAGCCACTCTCGTTACTTCGAGCGCTGCGCCTCGATCCTGGCGCGCCGTCAACACCTGCGAGCTTCCCTCACGCAGCTCAGCTACTGCCGCACGCACACACAGGATGTTGCTCTGAAAGACTTCAGGTCTAATTTGGAAACTCGTCACTATGTGTTCCTGTGTACCGTGCTGGTGATTGTTGcaataaatgttattggaaCTGTTTATGATGTGACTACGAAAGGTAGTAAGAGCA agaataaactGCTCACCTCCTGGTCGTTAGTAAGGAACTGGGATGAGCTGGTATGTCCGTACCCTGACGGTGACCCGCGGCTTGCAGCGGTGTTGCCGGTCGAAGGGTTTAG AGTCATAATGATCCTGCTGGTAATGTTCACGCACGCCGGCATCCTGCACGATATGCTGTTCCTAGAAAACCCTTCATATGTCGAAGAG ATGTCACATCACCCCGTAATGATGCTGCTGCAGAACGGCACCTCATCCATCCAGCTGTTCATTCTGCTGTCCAGTTTCCTGCTGGCTCACTCCCTGCTGAGTATGAGTCCCACGCCTGACTTCTGGATGTTGCCCAAATTGATCACAAAACGATTTTTTAG AATTAACGTTTCCAGGATATATCCCGTTTACATGCTGACAATAGGATTCGCGGCGAGCTGGTGGGGGCTGAGTCGCGACGGCCCGATGTGGCCCGCGCTGGTGGGCGCCGAGAGTGAGGTGTGCCGGCGCAAGTTCTGGTACCACGCCTTCCTCCTGCACAACTTCGTGGAACCTGAACACCACTGCCTGGTGCAAACCTG GTTTTTGGCAGTGGACATGCAGCTGTACGTGGTAGGCTGCATCATCACGCTCTGCCTGCTGCGAGCTCGGCGGTATGCTCTGCCGATATTGGGGATGGCATTTGTTATTACCTGTGTATCGAACCTGATCAGAGCCTACATCAATAAATGGACACCGCTCATGTTCATATCTGTCCCAGA TAACATCCGCACGATGTTCCGCCATGAGCCCTCGTTCAGCCAGTTCTACACCAGCCCTGCGGGCAGCCTGCCCACTTGCCTGCTGGGACTGTTTGTAGCGTTTCTGCATCATCACCTCCGGGAGAAAGGCTTTAAAGCCTCTGATCATAAAGTGAGACCATGCggtttaaatgttttattgagt TGGCTGATCACAGCATGTCAGCTGACAGTGCCCCTGCTGCCCGCGTGGTCCAGCGCGGGGCACCTGCTGCGGCACAGCTCCTCGCGCCACTTCAACGCGCTCTACATCGCGCTGGAGCGGCCCGCGCTCGCGCTTATAGGCGCCGTGCTGTTGTTCGGAGTCTATAATGGTACCTCCAAGAAAGATAACA AGAACAAGGTCCCGAACACGCAGACAACAG GGTTCCTGCGGCACGTGTTCAGCTGGCGCGGCTGGTTCCCGCTGGGGCGGCTGTCGCTGGCCGCCCTGATGCTGCACTGGTGCCTCAACACCATGATAGCTGCCTCCAGCCTCACTCCCATCACCAGCGACGCTCTACATATG GTGGCGGACTGGCTGGCGACCACGGTCCTCACGTACCTGCTGGCGGTGCCCGTCACGCTGCTAGTGGACATCCCCTTCCAGAAGTTCTACTCAGCTTTGACctctaaataa